One genomic segment of Mesoterricola silvestris includes these proteins:
- a CDS encoding RCC1 domain-containing protein yields MAPLRLGLRTRFALLALLAALAGCGSSSGGSPTVPADPSISAFSATPALLTRGATVDLTATYRDGTGTVDHGVGALASAAVAHATPQEATTYTLTVTGNGKTVTRTASVDVVAPPVQPVVQAAAQATEGQTALAASVPAQNGCTFAWTLTSGTVTAGQGTAQITFTAGAPGSLGISCVATNAAGTASAAGTATCTVVAAPRLASFLATPAILTLGDACGLTAQFSGGTALLQPGGIALTSGQTVQVTPTTDTHFTVTVTNPLGVSTALGLDVQVVAPPVITAFSAAGDWLPMAQGLTLSATFSGGTAVVRPGNRTILSGTALPWTGPMPDRFELAVTNAAGRVATLRAQARPRRAVALGRNGSWMLKDDGTLWVCGQNATQMPMGYPDWTPDTSVPTRNAALTGVVSLVGNQSGALALKADGTVWHLEANGTFPAALLPGLPAITSISSSGNHNLALAVDGTAWAWGSNFSGELGDGTTTTRATPAQVLGLPAIEGLHAGSNSSFAFGADGTVWGWGSNYNGQLARASGANVQAPVQLQGLPFPASLALTGNGTFALDFEGRLWAWGNVPGSTNPTTVTRQTDLPGAVRLVSDSRLAAALALDGTLWTWGPNYSGSLGTGDFEARSSAFKVALGPVLDLATDGASTLALLQDGTFWTWGDNSAGQLGDTIPVDRTSPVDLAISSPLTALAASTWSTAAVTADGGLWLWGQDPRTPAYRFLTVPTSAPGFAPLARVAMGLYQGLAQRVDGSLWRWGWANPVSADDGFSAQAQVTGLGPVAGITSPGSSTFFVLQDGTLWAQGNNSSGNLGDGSTTTRPTPVQVTGLTDVRQVAASSWHTLALDGAGRIWAWGDNSYAQLGDGTLTSRTSPALVPGFTGVTSVSAGSTFSAALLADGTVSTWGWLQPLAYRAPPAVLPGSANTRALAAGQQHLLTLQADGTVRSIGNAGNGQTGQGTFNSLATLTAIPGLTGVQGIASSGYTSFAWGATFAKGWGQDAWGSLGLGRIIERPTPGRIEGHTAW; encoded by the coding sequence ATGGCCCCTTTGCGGCTTGGACTCCGGACGCGGTTCGCCCTTCTCGCCCTTCTGGCCGCCCTGGCCGGCTGCGGAAGCAGTTCGGGAGGCAGCCCAACGGTCCCCGCGGACCCGTCGATCTCCGCCTTCTCGGCCACGCCCGCCCTCCTGACCCGCGGGGCCACGGTGGACCTGACGGCCACCTACCGGGACGGCACCGGCACCGTGGACCACGGCGTGGGCGCCCTGGCCAGCGCCGCGGTGGCCCACGCCACGCCGCAGGAGGCCACGACCTACACCCTGACGGTCACGGGCAACGGCAAGACCGTGACCCGGACGGCCTCGGTGGACGTGGTCGCGCCTCCGGTCCAGCCGGTGGTGCAGGCCGCGGCCCAGGCCACCGAAGGCCAGACAGCCCTGGCCGCCTCGGTGCCGGCCCAGAACGGGTGCACCTTCGCCTGGACCTTGACCTCCGGCACCGTCACCGCCGGCCAGGGCACCGCGCAGATCACCTTCACCGCCGGCGCCCCCGGCAGCCTGGGGATCTCCTGCGTGGCCACCAACGCCGCCGGCACGGCCTCGGCGGCGGGGACCGCCACCTGCACGGTGGTCGCCGCGCCCCGGCTGGCCTCCTTCCTGGCGACGCCGGCCATCCTTACCCTGGGCGACGCCTGCGGCCTCACCGCCCAGTTCAGCGGCGGCACGGCCCTGCTGCAGCCCGGGGGCATCGCCCTGACCAGTGGCCAGACCGTCCAGGTGACACCCACCACCGACACCCACTTCACGGTGACCGTCACCAATCCGCTCGGCGTCAGCACCGCCCTGGGCCTGGACGTGCAGGTGGTGGCCCCGCCCGTGATCACCGCCTTCTCTGCGGCGGGGGACTGGCTCCCCATGGCCCAGGGCCTCACGCTCTCCGCCACCTTCAGCGGCGGCACGGCGGTGGTCCGGCCCGGGAACCGGACGATCCTCAGCGGCACGGCCCTGCCCTGGACCGGGCCGATGCCCGATCGCTTTGAACTGGCCGTCACGAACGCCGCCGGCCGGGTGGCCACCCTGCGCGCCCAGGCCCGGCCCCGCCGGGCGGTGGCCCTGGGCCGGAACGGCTCCTGGATGCTCAAGGACGACGGGACGCTTTGGGTCTGCGGCCAGAACGCGACCCAGATGCCCATGGGGTATCCGGACTGGACGCCGGACACCTCGGTGCCCACCCGGAACGCCGCCCTGACCGGCGTGGTCAGCCTCGTCGGCAACCAAAGCGGGGCCCTGGCCCTGAAGGCGGACGGCACCGTCTGGCACCTCGAGGCCAACGGCACCTTCCCGGCGGCCCTCCTCCCGGGCCTTCCCGCCATCACCTCCATCTCCAGCAGCGGCAACCACAATCTGGCCCTGGCCGTGGACGGCACCGCCTGGGCGTGGGGTTCCAATTTCAGCGGCGAGCTGGGGGACGGTACCACCACGACCCGCGCCACCCCGGCCCAGGTGCTGGGCCTCCCGGCCATCGAGGGCCTCCATGCCGGGTCCAACAGCAGCTTCGCCTTCGGGGCGGACGGCACGGTCTGGGGCTGGGGCAGCAACTACAACGGACAATTGGCCCGGGCATCGGGAGCCAACGTGCAGGCCCCGGTCCAGCTCCAGGGCCTGCCCTTTCCGGCCTCCCTGGCCCTCACCGGCAATGGCACCTTCGCCCTGGATTTCGAAGGGCGCCTGTGGGCCTGGGGCAACGTCCCCGGCAGCACCAACCCCACGACCGTGACCCGGCAGACAGACCTGCCCGGCGCGGTGCGCCTGGTCTCCGACTCCCGCCTCGCCGCCGCCCTGGCCCTGGACGGCACCCTGTGGACCTGGGGCCCCAATTATTCGGGAAGCCTCGGCACCGGAGACTTCGAGGCGCGGTCGTCCGCGTTCAAGGTCGCCCTGGGGCCGGTTCTGGATCTGGCGACCGATGGCGCGTCCACCCTCGCGCTGCTCCAGGACGGCACCTTCTGGACCTGGGGCGACAACAGCGCCGGCCAGCTGGGCGACACCATCCCCGTGGACCGCACCAGCCCGGTGGATCTGGCCATTTCCAGCCCCCTGACCGCCCTGGCGGCCTCCACCTGGTCCACCGCCGCCGTGACGGCCGATGGGGGCCTCTGGCTTTGGGGCCAGGATCCCCGGACCCCGGCCTATCGCTTCCTGACCGTGCCCACCTCCGCCCCCGGTTTCGCGCCCCTGGCCCGGGTGGCCATGGGCTTGTACCAGGGCCTGGCCCAGCGGGTGGACGGCAGTCTCTGGCGCTGGGGCTGGGCCAATCCGGTCTCGGCGGACGATGGCTTTTCCGCCCAGGCGCAGGTCACCGGCCTCGGGCCCGTGGCCGGAATCACCTCGCCCGGTTCGTCCACGTTCTTCGTGCTCCAGGACGGCACCCTCTGGGCGCAAGGCAACAACAGTTCGGGCAACCTGGGCGACGGTTCCACCACCACCCGGCCCACGCCCGTCCAGGTGACGGGTTTAACCGACGTGCGTCAGGTCGCCGCCAGTTCCTGGCACACCCTCGCCCTCGACGGCGCCGGACGTATCTGGGCCTGGGGCGACAACTCCTACGCCCAACTGGGGGACGGCACCCTGACCAGCCGGACCTCCCCGGCCCTGGTCCCCGGCTTCACCGGGGTGACCTCCGTCAGCGCCGGGTCCACCTTCTCCGCGGCCCTGCTGGCCGACGGCACGGTCAGCACCTGGGGCTGGCTGCAGCCCCTGGCCTACCGGGCCCCACCGGCCGTGCTGCCGGGATCGGCCAACACCCGGGCCCTGGCCGCCGGCCAGCAGCACCTGCTGACCCTGCAAGCCGACGGGACCGTGCGCTCCATCGGGAACGCCGGGAACGGGCAAACCGGCCAGGGCACCTTCAACAGCCTGGCCACCCTGACCGCGATCCCGGGCCTCACCGGGGTCCAGGGCATCGCTTCCTCGGGCTACACGTCCTTCGCCTGGGGCGCCACCTTCGCCAAGGGCTGGGGCCAGGACGCGTGGGGCAGCCTGGGTCTGGGGCGGATCATCGAAAGGCCCACCCCCGGGCGCATCGAGGGCCACACCGCCTGGTGA
- a CDS encoding MutS-related protein: MTNLPADAPPERDLDLVRNYHVALGDAPGTVDETTWQDLAMDEVFTRMDRTVSWPGSQVLYRWMRVVEPEDRVLEERSRGYRILRDCGSWMDRARAVLKPLGDPGGAFLAPFLIVGLPEQLPRPWLYVLCALIPLPCFAACARVPWLFLPGLAFLCVNILINTVLGPRLAPYYPAFSRIHALIEAGLRIAALPDAPALPEIERLRRCRPAMARVQARLSTLSVDRSQLSELAAAFFGYLNMLFLMDIICFLRAVPALRREREELRSILETLGALDAAMGLARYLQDLPEGHVEPAFTPDRDVDIAGAWHPLLSRPVPNDLALRNRSCLVTGSNMAGKTTFIRTIGINCLLGQTLHFCLARRASLPRLPVQSSIRRSDHLEAGQSYYLAEVDRLRAFVSAGPGDPPKVLLIDEIFRGTNTQERLAASTAVLDHLQKGNLLLVTTHDLELGEALGASFDLYHFSEQVVDGTFGFDFKLRPGPVYTRNAIRLLELRGFPASITREARRLAGSGRSFGSEASLTPGPAR; the protein is encoded by the coding sequence ATGACGAATCTGCCCGCCGACGCCCCGCCCGAACGCGACCTGGACCTGGTGCGGAACTATCACGTGGCGCTGGGGGACGCGCCCGGCACCGTGGACGAAACCACCTGGCAGGACCTGGCCATGGATGAGGTGTTCACGAGGATGGACCGCACGGTGAGCTGGCCCGGAAGCCAGGTGCTCTACCGGTGGATGCGGGTGGTGGAACCCGAGGACCGGGTCCTGGAGGAGCGGTCCCGGGGCTACCGGATCCTCCGGGACTGCGGGTCCTGGATGGACCGGGCCAGGGCGGTCCTGAAGCCCCTCGGGGATCCCGGCGGCGCCTTCCTGGCGCCCTTCCTCATCGTCGGGCTCCCGGAACAGCTTCCGCGCCCCTGGCTCTACGTGCTCTGCGCCCTGATCCCCCTGCCCTGCTTCGCGGCGTGTGCCCGGGTGCCCTGGCTGTTCCTTCCGGGGCTGGCCTTCCTTTGCGTGAACATCCTCATCAACACCGTCCTCGGGCCGAGGCTGGCCCCGTACTATCCGGCCTTCTCCAGGATCCACGCCCTCATCGAGGCGGGCCTAAGGATCGCGGCCCTGCCCGACGCGCCCGCCCTGCCGGAAATCGAGCGGCTGCGTCGGTGCCGCCCGGCCATGGCGCGGGTGCAGGCGCGCCTGAGCACGCTTTCCGTGGACCGCAGCCAGCTGTCGGAGCTGGCCGCGGCGTTCTTCGGCTACCTGAACATGCTGTTCCTCATGGATATCATCTGCTTCCTCCGGGCCGTGCCGGCCCTGCGGCGGGAACGGGAGGAACTGCGTTCCATCCTGGAGACCCTCGGGGCCCTGGACGCGGCCATGGGTCTGGCGCGTTACCTCCAGGACCTTCCAGAGGGCCATGTGGAGCCCGCGTTCACGCCGGACCGGGACGTGGACATCGCGGGGGCCTGGCATCCCCTGCTCTCCCGCCCCGTGCCCAACGATCTGGCCCTGCGGAACCGGTCCTGCCTCGTCACCGGTTCGAACATGGCCGGCAAGACCACCTTCATCCGGACCATCGGGATCAACTGCCTGCTGGGCCAGACCCTCCATTTCTGCCTGGCCCGCCGCGCCAGCCTCCCCCGCCTCCCGGTGCAATCCTCCATCCGGCGCAGCGACCACCTGGAAGCGGGCCAGAGCTACTACCTGGCGGAGGTGGACCGGCTGCGGGCGTTCGTTTCCGCCGGACCCGGAGATCCGCCGAAGGTCCTGCTCATCGACGAGATCTTCCGGGGAACCAACACCCAGGAGCGCCTCGCGGCCTCCACCGCGGTCCTGGACCACCTCCAGAAGGGCAACCTCCTGCTGGTCACCACCCACGACCTGGAATTGGGCGAAGCCCTCGGGGCCAGCTTCGATCTCTACCATTTCTCCGAGCAGGTCGTGGATGGGACCTTCGGGTTCGACTTCAAGCTGCGCCCCGGCCCCGTCTACACCCGCAACGCCATCCGGCTCCTGGAACTCCGCGGGTTCCCCGCCTCCATCACCCGGGAGGCCCGCCGTCTCGCCGGCTCAGGGCGATCCTTCGGCAGCGAAGCCTCCCTTACACCCGGGCCGGCCAGGTGA
- a CDS encoding BrnA antitoxin family protein: MKAEYDLSKMKARKNPYASKLKKPVTMRLSEDVVLYFKAMATEAGVPYQSLINLYLRDCVAKHRKVQITWPARV, from the coding sequence ATGAAAGCAGAATACGATCTCTCAAAAATGAAGGCCCGCAAGAACCCCTATGCCTCCAAGCTGAAAAAGCCCGTCACCATGCGGCTTTCCGAGGATGTGGTGCTCTACTTCAAGGCCATGGCCACGGAGGCAGGCGTGCCTTATCAAAGCCTGATCAATCTCTACCTCCGGGATTGCGTTGCCAAGCACCGGAAGGTTCAAATCACCTGGCCGGCCCGGGTGTAA
- a CDS encoding BrnT family toxin, with protein MIWFEWDPAKAIANKKKHGVTFEEAQSVFLDEFAVQFFDDQHSGDEDRFLMLGLSSGPRLLLVCHCERRAGTVIRIISARLATKSESAFYKGEAK; from the coding sequence ATGATTTGGTTCGAATGGGATCCCGCCAAGGCCATCGCCAACAAGAAGAAACACGGGGTCACTTTTGAAGAGGCACAATCCGTCTTCCTCGATGAATTTGCAGTCCAGTTCTTTGACGATCAACACTCCGGAGACGAGGATCGATTCCTCATGCTCGGCCTGAGTTCCGGCCCTCGGCTGCTCCTCGTCTGCCATTGCGAGCGCCGGGCGGGTACGGTCATTCGAATCATTTCGGCGCGCCTTGCCACCAAATCCGAAAGCGCCTTCTACAAGGGTGAAGCCAAATGA
- a CDS encoding B12-binding domain-containing radical SAM protein, protein MPRDPVMFVMAPGGDLPAFSEHLGAAYLRAVLRGAGIGAGQYLPPAPPTLPDFATLLRAQRPAIVGFTVYETNLYLSRILARIVREVLPETAVLVGGPNATFSPEETLELLGADGVVRGAGETLIVPLAERILARGRTGLAERLADLPNLVLASPGGPRATAITQLSSFPEGLASLDDLPSPYQLGLVASPRLGYLTARGCDQHCTFCSFAAVSGHRIAFHSVERVLDDLEALAARFGGGARPPRVQLYDDAFTIRPGRARRICEGILDRGLRLELTAMTRADRVDADLLRLMRRAGFTGLCFGLESGSPRVLRAIGKVRAPETRVDPELARERGFLDSVRAAVAAAREAGMDVETSVIRGLPGETAEDWRATTEFVGSLGLEACADNILSLMPGTPLHRSRRRFGLDARRDPASQAWVTTHAHAVGSWPPVPGSSLFQRNWREGQALADALCGRVPEGPGSGAAVVVAHGLGPTPAFAGWLSQVLALGGLLLVLDSPEEEAPRWAAALARASVPYGACRLLRPAEEGGYRLELLGGAGAHRVTLLDRWDRDQALAPLSLDAAGACRMTVGLASAPGFHPAPLGEPGDVPFLGPGLQVADACRWRPGPPRCRHLRAVHVFADGAVRPCWHGPRLGTLGDPWTALLAAADRHSCPLATEGNGATLAALDLASQMAWLFPPRRGPGPSPNASDNPGADHGIHE, encoded by the coding sequence GTGCCCCGTGACCCCGTGATGTTCGTGATGGCGCCCGGCGGCGATCTGCCGGCGTTCTCGGAGCACCTGGGCGCGGCCTACCTGCGCGCCGTCCTGCGGGGGGCCGGCATCGGCGCCGGCCAGTACCTGCCCCCGGCCCCGCCCACCCTCCCGGACTTCGCGACCCTGCTCCGGGCCCAGCGCCCGGCCATCGTCGGCTTCACCGTGTACGAGACCAACCTCTACCTGAGCCGGATCCTCGCGCGGATCGTGCGGGAGGTGCTGCCGGAGACCGCGGTGCTGGTGGGCGGCCCCAACGCCACCTTCAGCCCGGAGGAGACCCTCGAACTCCTGGGCGCCGACGGCGTGGTGCGGGGCGCGGGGGAGACGCTCATCGTCCCCCTGGCGGAACGGATCCTGGCCCGGGGCCGCACCGGGCTCGCGGAGCGGCTGGCGGACCTGCCCAACCTCGTCCTGGCCAGCCCCGGGGGCCCCCGGGCCACCGCCATCACCCAGCTCTCCAGCTTCCCGGAGGGCCTCGCGTCCCTGGACGACCTGCCGTCCCCCTACCAGTTGGGCCTGGTGGCCTCCCCCAGGCTGGGCTACCTGACGGCCCGGGGCTGCGACCAGCACTGCACCTTCTGCAGCTTCGCGGCGGTGTCGGGGCACCGCATCGCCTTCCACAGCGTCGAGCGGGTCCTGGACGACCTGGAGGCGTTGGCCGCGCGCTTCGGGGGCGGCGCCCGGCCGCCGCGGGTGCAGCTGTACGACGACGCCTTCACCATCCGGCCCGGGCGGGCCCGGCGCATCTGCGAAGGGATCCTGGACCGGGGCCTCCGCCTGGAACTCACCGCCATGACCCGGGCCGACCGGGTGGACGCGGACCTGCTCCGGCTCATGCGCAGGGCCGGGTTCACGGGCCTCTGCTTCGGCCTGGAATCCGGCTCGCCCAGGGTGCTCAGGGCCATCGGCAAGGTCCGGGCCCCCGAGACGCGGGTGGATCCGGAGCTGGCCCGGGAGCGGGGCTTCCTGGATTCCGTGCGGGCCGCGGTGGCCGCGGCCCGGGAGGCGGGCATGGACGTGGAGACCAGCGTCATCCGAGGCCTGCCCGGGGAGACGGCGGAGGACTGGCGGGCCACCACCGAATTCGTGGGTTCCCTGGGCCTGGAGGCCTGCGCCGACAACATCCTGTCCCTCATGCCCGGAACGCCGCTCCACCGGTCGCGCCGGCGCTTCGGCCTGGATGCCCGGCGGGACCCGGCCTCCCAGGCCTGGGTCACGACCCATGCCCATGCGGTGGGGTCCTGGCCGCCGGTGCCGGGCAGTTCCCTCTTCCAGCGCAACTGGCGGGAGGGGCAGGCCCTGGCCGACGCTCTGTGCGGCCGCGTGCCCGAGGGGCCCGGGTCCGGCGCCGCCGTGGTGGTGGCCCATGGCCTGGGCCCCACGCCGGCCTTCGCCGGGTGGCTCAGCCAGGTGCTGGCCCTGGGCGGCCTGCTCCTGGTGCTGGACAGCCCCGAGGAGGAGGCCCCCCGCTGGGCGGCGGCCCTGGCCCGGGCCTCGGTGCCCTATGGCGCCTGCCGGCTCCTCCGGCCCGCGGAGGAAGGGGGCTACCGCCTGGAACTCCTGGGCGGCGCCGGGGCCCACCGGGTGACCCTCCTGGATCGCTGGGACCGGGACCAGGCCCTGGCCCCCCTGTCCCTGGACGCCGCCGGGGCCTGCCGCATGACCGTCGGCCTCGCATCCGCCCCGGGCTTCCACCCCGCTCCCCTGGGCGAGCCCGGGGACGTGCCCTTCCTGGGCCCCGGCCTGCAGGTGGCCGATGCCTGCCGTTGGCGGCCCGGCCCTCCCCGGTGCCGGCACCTGCGCGCGGTGCACGTCTTTGCCGACGGGGCGGTGAGGCCCTGCTGGCACGGCCCCCGCCTCGGCACCCTGGGGGACCCCTGGACCGCCCTGCTCGCCGCCGCGGACCGCCACTCCTGTCCCCTGGCCACGGAGGGGAACGGCGCCACCCTCGCGGCCCTGGATCTTGCTTCCCAGATGGCCTGGCTCTTCCCCCCGAGGCGGGGACCCGGCCCTTCCCCGAACGCCTCGGACAACCCAGGAGCGGATCATGGAATCCATGAATGA
- a CDS encoding serine/threonine-protein kinase yields MTQLIGTHLGTYEILGLIGSGGMGEVYRAHDPNLDRNVAVKVLPAAFAQDDQRLRRFRREARILASLSHPNLVQVFDAGEQDGHPYLVMELLEGRTLRALLNEGRLPWKKAAELAAAVADGLAAAHARNIVHRDLKPDNLFITELGHVKVLDFGIATPQRNVPGETATLIAGDLKTHEGPLVGTAAYMSPEQIRGDVVDGRSDLFSLGLMLWEMLTGMRPFQRPTVVEVLNAILKEDLPTLDPTAQVPSAMERILDACLAKDPQGRFHSAHDLALALRSLSQGNTSSPERYRPTVWWTGAMRNRVRWGAAGLALAGLLVVGGFWARGAAGPPQFSRITFQKGEIGGARFSPDGQEVVYDLLQDDRPPRLITVRLDNLEEFPSGGVSARLLGLSAKGDWALQTEPRRDVDAIELFRGTLATTASRGTAPRELEQDVVAADFSPAGDLAAVRNLQGHFRLEWPLGTVRLERGTYLANPRFSPDGRYLAFLECGQQDLILAETSIVVLDLARGGLRVLPQRARYLGLAWRGAEIVTVAKSERGSSEILAFSLRGRARKLAEMPGSWCVQDADRQGRLLLSESRFDTSIRIWSPGLQPQDLSVRGGGNLFGLTADGRRVLVQTHPATRPEGPDSSFYSRTLEGGLPTFLGRGSVGALSPDGAWLAVIGPGTPVSIVLSPTGPQGKARQLAVPELGGLIQIQWSADGKTLLAAGHAPGRPPRLWRLELQGGPPRPLSPEGTTCTADWIRPSPDGRACLAEEQRRTVLVDLQAPDRAPRPIPGLRPGEFAAGWTADSKGIYVWKQGPLPLAIEALDLATGGRKPAFSLTTEDRGQIFTNAFVAPGGKAVAANLVKLPSSLYLLSGLK; encoded by the coding sequence ATGACACAGTTGATCGGTACTCACCTGGGCACCTACGAAATCCTCGGCCTGATCGGATCGGGGGGGATGGGCGAGGTGTACCGCGCCCACGATCCCAATCTGGACCGGAACGTGGCGGTCAAGGTCCTGCCCGCCGCCTTCGCCCAGGACGACCAGCGGCTGCGCCGCTTCCGGCGGGAGGCCCGCATCCTCGCCTCCCTGTCGCACCCGAACCTGGTCCAGGTCTTCGACGCGGGGGAACAGGACGGCCATCCCTACCTGGTCATGGAACTGCTGGAAGGCCGCACCCTCCGGGCGCTGCTCAACGAGGGGCGCCTGCCCTGGAAGAAGGCGGCCGAATTGGCCGCCGCGGTCGCCGACGGCCTGGCTGCCGCCCACGCCCGGAACATCGTCCACCGGGACCTGAAGCCCGACAACCTGTTCATCACGGAACTGGGCCACGTGAAGGTGCTGGATTTCGGCATCGCCACCCCCCAGCGGAACGTGCCCGGGGAAACCGCCACCCTCATCGCGGGGGATCTGAAGACCCACGAGGGCCCCCTGGTGGGCACGGCGGCCTACATGAGCCCCGAACAGATCCGGGGCGACGTGGTGGACGGCCGCAGCGATCTGTTCAGCCTCGGCCTGATGCTCTGGGAAATGCTCACCGGCATGCGGCCCTTCCAGCGGCCCACGGTCGTGGAGGTGCTCAACGCGATCCTCAAGGAGGATCTGCCCACCCTGGACCCCACCGCCCAGGTGCCTTCCGCCATGGAGCGGATCCTGGACGCCTGCTTGGCGAAGGACCCCCAGGGGCGGTTCCATTCGGCCCACGACCTGGCCCTCGCCCTGCGCAGCCTGTCCCAGGGGAACACCTCCTCGCCCGAACGGTACCGCCCGACAGTTTGGTGGACCGGGGCCATGCGGAACCGGGTGCGCTGGGGAGCGGCGGGGCTCGCCCTGGCGGGGCTCCTCGTGGTCGGCGGCTTCTGGGCCCGGGGCGCCGCGGGGCCGCCCCAGTTCAGCCGGATCACCTTCCAGAAGGGGGAGATCGGCGGGGCCCGGTTCAGCCCGGACGGCCAGGAGGTGGTCTACGACCTCCTGCAGGACGACAGGCCGCCCCGGCTCATCACCGTGCGCCTGGACAACCTGGAGGAGTTCCCTTCGGGCGGCGTCTCGGCCCGGCTCCTGGGTCTCTCCGCCAAGGGCGATTGGGCGCTGCAGACCGAACCCAGGCGCGACGTGGACGCCATCGAGCTCTTCCGCGGCACCCTGGCCACGACGGCCAGCCGGGGCACCGCGCCCCGGGAACTGGAACAGGACGTGGTCGCCGCGGACTTCTCGCCCGCGGGGGACCTGGCCGCGGTGCGCAACCTCCAGGGGCACTTCCGCCTGGAGTGGCCCCTGGGCACGGTGCGCCTGGAGCGGGGAACCTACCTGGCCAACCCCCGGTTCTCCCCGGACGGGCGCTACCTGGCCTTCCTGGAGTGCGGCCAGCAGGACCTGATCCTGGCCGAAACCTCCATCGTGGTCCTGGACCTGGCCCGGGGCGGGCTGCGGGTCCTGCCCCAGAGGGCCCGGTACCTGGGCCTCGCCTGGCGGGGGGCGGAGATCGTCACCGTCGCCAAGAGCGAGCGGGGCTCCAGCGAGATCCTCGCCTTCTCCCTCCGGGGCCGGGCGCGCAAGCTGGCAGAGATGCCTGGTTCCTGGTGCGTCCAGGACGCCGACCGGCAGGGGCGCCTGCTCCTGAGCGAATCCCGCTTCGACACCAGCATCCGCATCTGGAGCCCCGGGCTCCAGCCCCAGGACCTGTCGGTGAGGGGCGGGGGCAACCTCTTCGGCCTCACGGCCGACGGCCGGCGGGTCCTGGTGCAGACGCACCCCGCCACCCGTCCGGAGGGCCCGGATTCCTCCTTCTACAGCCGGACCCTGGAAGGGGGCCTGCCCACCTTCCTCGGCCGCGGCAGCGTCGGCGCCCTGTCCCCGGATGGCGCCTGGCTGGCGGTGATCGGCCCCGGCACCCCGGTGAGCATCGTCCTGTCCCCCACGGGACCCCAGGGGAAGGCCCGCCAACTGGCGGTTCCGGAACTGGGGGGGCTGATCCAGATCCAGTGGTCCGCGGATGGGAAGACCCTGCTGGCCGCCGGGCACGCCCCGGGCCGCCCCCCACGGCTCTGGCGCCTGGAACTCCAGGGCGGCCCGCCCCGGCCCCTCAGCCCGGAGGGCACCACCTGCACAGCCGACTGGATCCGGCCCTCCCCCGACGGGCGCGCCTGCCTCGCCGAGGAGCAGCGGCGCACGGTCCTGGTGGACCTCCAGGCGCCGGACCGGGCGCCCCGGCCCATTCCCGGGCTGCGGCCGGGGGAATTCGCGGCGGGCTGGACGGCGGACTCCAAGGGGATCTACGTGTGGAAGCAGGGGCCGCTGCCCCTGGCCATCGAGGCCCTGGACCTGGCGACCGGCGGGCGGAAGCCGGCCTTTTCCCTGACCACCGAGGACCGGGGGCAGATCTTCACCAACGCCTTCGTGGCGCCCGGCGGAAAGGCGGTGGCCGCCAACCTGGTGAAGCTGCCCTCGAGCCTGTACCTGCTCAGCGGCCTGAAGTGA
- a CDS encoding pentapeptide repeat-containing protein has translation MRPALHLPPAPQGLTQLGTEEKFERLAFEGQSFEGQAADLVSFLGCRLTRVGLANTRLPKVDFTDSTLDACDLANAAWEKAHLGGVRLEGCRMVGLDLSRAYLKGCALEGCNASFAQFRDAGLREARFKDCNLRGASFQGADLKGASFAGCDLGECQMSFARLAGADFRGAELKGLRIRIEDLKGLIVDPAQAAYLAGLMGLRILA, from the coding sequence ATGCGGCCCGCCCTCCACCTTCCTCCCGCGCCCCAGGGGCTGACCCAGCTGGGGACGGAGGAGAAGTTCGAACGGCTCGCCTTCGAGGGGCAGAGCTTCGAGGGCCAGGCCGCCGACCTGGTCTCCTTCCTGGGCTGCCGCCTGACGCGGGTAGGCCTGGCCAACACCCGGCTCCCCAAGGTGGATTTCACGGATTCCACCCTCGACGCATGCGACCTGGCCAATGCCGCCTGGGAGAAGGCCCATCTGGGCGGGGTGCGCCTGGAGGGGTGCAGGATGGTCGGCCTGGATCTTTCCAGGGCCTACCTCAAGGGCTGCGCGCTGGAAGGCTGCAACGCGTCCTTCGCCCAGTTCCGGGACGCGGGCCTCCGGGAGGCCCGCTTCAAGGACTGCAACCTGCGCGGCGCCTCCTTCCAGGGCGCGGATCTCAAGGGGGCCTCCTTCGCGGGGTGCGATCTGGGCGAGTGCCAGATGTCCTTCGCCCGCCTTGCGGGGGCGGATTTCCGGGGGGCGGAGCTCAAGGGCCTCCGGATCCGCATCGAGGACCTGAAGGGCCTGATCGTGGATCCGGCACAGGCCGCCTACCTGGCGGGGCTCATGGGGCTCCGGATCCTGGCCTGA